The following is a genomic window from Bombina bombina isolate aBomBom1 chromosome 3, aBomBom1.pri, whole genome shotgun sequence.
atacatgtatatctattcatatataaataggtatatatatctattttacatgaacagtataagatatatatatatagaaatatatatttaatattaaaagtacattattctatgtgaagaccattggaatttAAAACATGAGTAACAGACATCGAGTTTCGTGATTTAGATTTAAGCCCACATGAAAATTGAgtaatcttaaggcgcgttattgaaatattacatataaaatattttttaaaatttataaaaaatattaaacatattgaaatatattctaATTAATCcagagaatatatctatattttaatagtatgtttaatcatttttaacatttactaatgttttaaatattttaaatgtaatatttcaatagcatgccttaaagggacagtcaactcgaaaatttttattgtttaaaaagatagataatccttttattacccattccccggttttgcactgccaacatggttatattaatatagttttaacctgtgtgattaccttgtatctgaagtcttttttgacagccccctgatcgtatgactttttatttattatctattgacttgcattttagctgtgttgtgcacaacccacgggcgtgagcacaatgttatctatttggcccacatgaactagcagtctcctgttgtaaaaagcgcataaaaaagcatgtgactgtctatagtggcttagaaacaggtagaaatgtagtggtttgaatgttataaaatatattaatataacaatgttggttgtgcaaagctctaactttttaaataataacaattttagtgttgactgtcctttttaaagggacagtctagttaaaattaaacttttatgattcagacagggcatgcaattttaaacaactttccaatttacttttttttttttatcaaactagtcgataagcctgcctagagggcagtctaattattttttaaactacagatgtagaaacaacatattttgtaactcttatataaaaatttaaactacaggtgtagcaatactataattttaatggactactatcttaaatatatcacaaatattttctatataataaactacaaatatagacacactctaattggacaaactactgtcctaaataaatacaaaatgtattctctttaaattatatctactttaagtatatttctttatatacaaaattaaacctaatccctatgaaaataaaaaagaccccccaaaataaaaacaccccctactctaagaataaactaccagtagcccttaaaagggctttttgcaaggcattgccccaagataatcagctcttttacaaacaatatacaaagtcccacctaacattaaacccccacaccccccaaaaataaaagaacctaacactaaaaaacctaaactacccattgccctgaaaagggcatttgtttgggtattgcccttaaaagggcatttagctcttttactgcccatccctaatctaaataaaacaaaccccccccaaaaaaccttaaaaatactaaatctaacccccaggtttgtACTCTTGGgataatagctgtcacatgatacaggtggctgGTAAACCAAAGTGAATTTTGAAATCTATCAGAAAGAAatatactgctcatttcaaattaaagTAAGTGCTAtaacattgtctttttttattttgcatttgttgtttatgctattctactgtatttaatagtactTTAAATGTCTATGAAAATCTAGGACATAGACTAAAGCtgtaataaaactaaataaaaagtaacAAGAACAACTAATAAGAGAGCACTTTATATGAAAAGGGAATctcagataataataaaaaaaaaatcaccattaaaaaTCCCTGTTATTATATTTAAAATCATGGATCATAGTGTCAATTATTAGTACATTACATTAAAAAttgagttacctgtaaaatattatGCTTTGTAAAAACAAATTGTAATGTGCATTCATTTTATTTGCCAGCTTTTCCTGTAACTTTGAAAACTGTGTATTTTCACTGACCTGGAGAAGCTATGTAAAAGGCATCATTCATGATTCATaacactgaccctgcaacattctacattcATCAGTGCAGAAGctacactaaaataaatacaaacataacaaAATCAGAACATTGCATTATTTTAAATGattcaaaaacatttattttttagatCCTCTTTCAAATGTTGATAACTGATATATACATTATGCCTATATACAattattttaatatccctttaaattcatagGTTATGTTCCATTTTTATCACTGAATACACGCAAAGCTCTTCATCTGGAGACTGAAATCACTGAATCTGGAGAACATACCTGACCCTTATATTTTCTCATCACGGTCACTTGTCATCCATTTATACACACACCATTTATCCCAGAAGAAAGCTCAGAGACATTTATTAGTCTTTCATTCAGTTCCACACAGAGATGCAAGAAACGCTGATATTGTAGTCAACTAGaggactattttaaaaaactatgtCTCAAGGAAGATGTCTATGTTAaatttaatatgaataaaaatacTTGTATGAATTGTACCTTTTCaacgtaatattattattatatttttttaacaaaaataagtaaaaGCCTAAAATAGTTGACACAAATTTTAAGGCTGAATGCCTATATTTCAATGTTTCTTTGATTAAAATCAATATGTTGCATTCTGATTCTCACTTACCTTGAAAGAGGGTTTCAGCTGCTTCTCAAATGCCAGATGCACACAGTCAGTGATTCTTGCTGCTTGGAATAAATAGACTTATGCTAAAAAATGTATTGTcatctaaattgttttatctgaGAGTCAATAACAGAAATAATGCATAAAGCATTCTGGGTAAAGTAATATTAACACCAATTAAATAATAGTCTTACTAAAATTAGTTTTCTTTTCAAAACAATGGCAGTTTGGTTATTTAGATTAAAAatattgttgtcattttttaatatacttttcatTATATGAGTTTCCCAGTATTCCAAAAATCAGACAACATCTATCTTGTCTGCATTAGATGACAAATGTGAGAGAGAATAAATATACAATTGCTTTTTAATATTAAGTGGTTAGTTGACAAGTCATTTAAGGACAGGATGTGATAACTGGTGTCATTGTCACATCAGGTTTACAACTGAGGTAATTTAATTAAACCATTGTTTGCATATTATTGTACGTAAAAAAGCCATTGTTATTGAATAGCCATTGTTTCTCTTGTGGCATGTGCACGGTCATGTGACTGTCATGAAAAAGTTAAGCATAAAAGTGATATTAAACACTAAACTCATGCCGTAAAATAATATGTagagatatttatatttttaattgtattagttGTTAACATATTGAGATAAACTGTTAAACAAACATTAAATATattgagatggttatataaaatgataactcatataaatataaaaaaaactctgcgaTATGCTTTCCTTatgtattttgtccacttttcctgtaattccattctgaaaagtttgagcttttctgttcctgttagaaatgaaagtgccgAACACTTTTATTTttgacacagccattggctgcacactcagcCAATCAGGATTAAGCGGTATGCCTATATATAAGGGTTCTGCACTTCTGGaatttcagtgtacggcagcgaccacaTGAATAGGAGGGCTCCCCGAAGGGAGCTGAAGAAAAGAAGATGCGGAGCAGAGGTGGCAGAAGAGGCTGCAGAGGTCCGCCTCCGCCGccatgaagatgggcccccagcGCCAGGATGAGGAGGGTGCCGTTGTTGATGAAAATAGCGGAGGCGGTGGAAGAGGCTGCCGAACTCCACCTCTGCCACCGAGAAGATGGGCCCCTGGCGCCGGGAACCAGGATGAAAAGAGTCAAACATTAGATCAAGAGAAGCTGGATTACCCAACGGAgagtacaacttttggggttagttagttgtttttttttttagggtttttttgttctaggctaggtttttttaatttgattttgttattttgggaggGTAACTATCATTGTAAAGGGGAGGTTTTGTAACTTTGTTTTtccaaaagagctgatcactttagggcaatgccctactaaaggccttttaagggctattgtaatttattttattgttagggttttttgtttttgttttgggtgggttttttattttatgggccatgtagtttagtgttaagtataatgatgttttttaattttgggtactgtagtttattgtttttttgtcactttatttttatttttctgtaacttagtggggttagtttagaggggaggATAGTTTAGAGGGGATTAGGTGTAAGGGAGAGTAGGATTAGAATGTgtttggagtttggcggtttaggtttaattagttttaatatttacttagatttttatttttgataacttagtgggtttagtttaggggggttaggtgttaggttagtttgcttttaaggtatatggtggcataggagttaatagttagatATTTGCGGGAGATATGTGGCCCCACAGGGGTTAATagcgacttgcggtgggtatgtggtggcataggggttaatagttagatacttgtggtgggtatgtgggggcataggggttaatagaaacttgcggtgggtatgtggcagcctaGGGGTTTATAGCAACTTGTGGTGGGTTTGTGGTGACAAACAGGTTAAACGTTAGATACTTTTGGTGGGTAtgtgacagaataggggttaatagttagatacttgtggtgggtatgtggcggcataagggttaatagttagtgACTTGCAGTGGATATGTggaggtttagatatttattaatgtagtgttttttgcgatcatggggtacttctttttaggggtattagaattagtggttaggcacacaaCAGTTATATTCCAGGGatccttttactatacatcgccaatacgGTTAacgatgctgggtgttgtctataaCTGGCATCACCGACCAATTGCATGTATAGTAAATGACTCTTGCCTATGCCGCTTTAtggggagcttggaatattttgactgGCTCGCTCGACATAGCGGCGGATCCATTTTAATATTTCtcatagcactttcgatcattgaGGCCTCAGTCACATACCTGTTTAACCCATTACTTACCATTCACTCACATATAAGACAAGACCCTTTTATTAGTAGTGTTCCTTACAGGTTAACTTGGAGCAGTCATGTTTTATTAGAGCTTCTTAAATAGCTAGAAATTCTAGGAAACTTTTTAAATGTATCATTGTGAGACAAATCTAAGGTTAATGTTTTATGAAGGTAATGTGATTTAAAACGAACTGTAAAATACATCTATGAATATCTAAGGCTAGCTCATATTTCCACTCTAAAGCTAACTGCAAGAGTTAAATGTTTTGCAgactttaattcatattttttgttGCTACCAGTTTTCTGAAATGCTATCTAACTTATTTGGTTACACTAGAAATGAATAAAGTATAAATAATTATGggtatatttgcatatatatatatatatatatatatatataaattaccaaTGAGAGGGATATATACATAATGTTACTAAACAATAATTTCCAAAAAATACAATGACTGCATACTTGGTGCACAGGAGCTGGGAAATTAATGTAAACAGGAAAGAACAACTAACAGCCCCAATCCAGCATATATATGAATGGAATTTGAAAGATAATTTGATAAATCACTCTGTAAATAAAGATAGTTCTCTATACTAACACTCTTCTTTGTGGGGTATATATTGTTAGCCTTAACTATAAttacactataataaacttttccGGAAATAATTGGTACAAATAACATATTTAGATATAGTTTTATGTTAAGTTAATACATGCTGCAAATATTTGCCATGTTTTGTGTAATGACATTATACAGCTTAAGGGTAAAACATGGCATGAATTTTTCATTAGAATTTCTATAGAAGTTAACGTCTATTGTCTGAAATAATTACTAGTCTCTTTTTAATGATATCACACACCATTCATTCTTTCTATTGTTTGATGCACGTGTCtggataaataaatatatctgCTCAAGACAATTCTCTGACACTGGTACATTTGAAGAAAGGAGAAGCACAttaatcacaaaaaaaccccactgcaaCTCTATTGATATCGAAGACAATGGCTTGGTTCGTTGTGCAGATCATTGGGATTATTTGTGGAGGTATTGGCATGGTACTTACTTGGATTATTTCTTTTATACCTCAGTGGAGAGTTACCATCCTAGCAGAAAACAATGGACTATTAAACAGTCGTATTGATGGACAGTGGATTAGTCGGTGGGATGGACTATGGGTAACCTGCATCAATCAAGCCGGCATTTCTCTCATATGTAACAATTATGAGTCTCCAGGTTCAGTTACAACAGACTTCAAGGCTGGAAGAGTTCTAATTGGTTTTGCTATTGCAATGTCAGTTATTGCATTTTTATCATCACTTGTTGGTGTGCTGTTTGATCGTTGCCATGAAGAAAGTAGACCAGGAAAACACTGTTTGCTTTTAACTGCAGGAATTTTGTATATTTTGACTGTTGTTCTTATCTTAATTCCAGTGAGCTGGATAATGAGCAACATTCTACAAGGGGTCTACGGTGAGTCATTATGCAGAGGAGCAATGAGGATAGAGATAGGAGAGGCCATCTTTATTGCATGGCCTACTATGTTGTTCCTTCTAATTGGAGGGATAATATTGAGCTGGCACTGTTCTTGTAGACACAAGAAAGAAACCTGTGAATATATACCCCCTCGAGACCAGGAGATGGTGTGCCGTGATAACTATGGAAGCCCTAGGGTTGAGTACATTTAGTCATCTTGTCATCATATAATATTCTGATGACTGGTTCAATATGCAATGGACATTCAAACGTTAACCAcatgaaataaatatgtttatctgggaatatgtatatgtttgtgaatATATTGTCTGCTAAACATATAATGTAATGGATTTATGTTTGTACCAAATCaacaaacttaaaagggacattttgcaGCACTGGATTTAACTTTCTTGCAGTGTACAAGAGTGAAATGCTTTAGACTAAGAGGACATGCTCTAGAGATAGTGAGAGACAGGAAAAGTCAAGAAAGTAATGCTCCCCTATAATTATTCTCAATGTTTAAGATGGTGCAACATATTTTACAGGAGAGAGAGAACTTCTATGTGTACTAGCAAGATATAAGTCCTATATTCTGTTTCTACTTCTATAGTCAGGGTAACTGAGTATAGAAGAATCTCTTCCTTTAGCTCATCTATGTATGCCATATAATaggatataaaaaataataaactcagtACTAATACTATGTTAATGAACCAGCTTGCACATCCCTGTTACTGATATGAACGTTATATCACCACTTACCAAAATCAGACTGCAActtaaaagtatatttctttattttctttatattgtactataaaatgtatttccccttaatgtattgcaaatgacttgttatacctaccgCATAGAATGAAATGTATGGGAAATTCATTTTtcgtgtttatttttgtatgtgaaattatgtttttgcttactattgcttattataaaCATTGCCTGTTGTTCTCTAGGACATGCCCATAAAAAACAGACTGAGCCTTCAGGGCCTGCAGGTAAAGTAGACATAGTAATTGTAGCTACTATATGTCTAAGCACACAGTCTGATAGTTATGTATTGAAATTCTAATTATGGCTAGGTGTTCAATGAACACAACTGGCTATTTCAGCTACAAAAATCTATTTTCAAccccccactgggagattaattagtACTATTATTTCCTGTTTATATAGCCGCTCTACAAAGAAgaatacatttgttattcatattttcaatgacagaaacagcaatttaaaattgtaaaataaaggtaaagaagctgTTTACCAATATTTAAATTCACCCAAGaaagtaaaatggaccattgggaacagaTTAAAGTGGAAAAAATGTTGCCCCCTAAATGTTACAGCTAAACGTTTGTCAAATCTCAATAATATACagtttgtgattattttttttagcaaacatgtgataattggtggctacacactcttacttcttgtcattggcttatgccACCATATGTGTTCAGTGAGGCTCCAGCAGTGCATGGAGCTGACGTTATAAGTATTGTACTGATGTGCGCACAACTTTGTTTAAAATAGCGGTTAAACATAGTTACATTAAGACAACAGTGCGGCAATAAAATGCTCTCACATCTTACAACATTCTATTTTTTGCAATTTTGTGTCACCCTAAGACCTAAATCATAAATAAATATCTAACAATATCTTGTAGCACTATTGCATGTACTGGGGTATGATTGAGGAAGAATATTATTAAAAGAGATGAAAACATTTTGGACTGAAAACACTGATGGATTTTTGTTTCTGCAATCACAATTGTTAATAATATGATGCTTTATTTGGTAATAATAAAGAAATCATCTTTTTTTACCTATTGTTATAAAATGTCTTTCTTAAACAAACTCTTTGAATTCTCTCTGTTGTTTGGTTATGACATTTAAACAGCAGCACTTATATATCTGATACCGTTAGATATATTTCATAGCTCACCTAATATATGatttttactaaatatttattcAAGGGCCTAAATGTAATTGTTAAAAGTCAATCAAAAAATCAACCAACTACGTGATTACTGATAAAAAAATAGACTGGGAGGCCCACCTAGttgtaatacaatattatatgatcTCAGTTTTCCACTTTTAATTTGTAAACTAGAGTTGAAagcacacaactttttttttttttccaaaagtaatttttattttaaggtaaactTGTACATAACAATAACATGTTATACAGTTTCTTGTATATACATAGGTCTTTCTGAAATCACAATGAAAATGCCATCATAAGCAAACACAGGTCGTATCATACACCCACAAGGGTTTTTCAatttacataaacacataaaaaatgacattacattTTGACTGATCTTAATTATAATGATTGGTAGGATATAATAATCATAGGTGTTAACTCAACATTATAGTAATTACAGCAAGTCAGTCTAGGGAAAACCATTACCATGCTTCTCTCAGTGACCCGACGGATCAATTCCAgtgtgcatctccaggcggggcaaaCCGCCCCAGAAGAAATAGGAGCAGTAGAAAGTAAGGACTGGGGTAGGGGGAATAGGTTGCATAGTGGGAGGAGAGAGGGTGGGGGATAGGGAAATAGAAGGTGGAGGTGAGAGAGTGTGGGTCAGTGATTGCAGGTGGAAGAGAGCAGATGGGAGGGTCTGTGACAAAGGTCAAGGTCCGCCCATCTATCTAGAGTTTTCTTGGTAATAAAACCAAGGTTCCCAGATCTGCCAGTAGAGATCTTCTTTATCCATATTGAAGTAGAAACCCTGTTCCATCCtggcatatgtctgtattatgGAGGTGATAGCTGCAATGTCTGGGGGTTGTGTCTGTTTCCAGGCTCTCGCTATCGCCAACTTAGTGGCCGCAAGGACAAAGATTAGTAGTTTAGACAGGGGGGCCAGAATATGTCTCGGGAATATGTGCAGTAGAGCTATATCAGGGGTAAGTGGTCTATTTAGCCCTAGGGTAGAACAAAGGGAGGACACTTGCGCCCACAGATGTTTTAacttagggcagtcccaccatatatgcataTCGGAACCTCTCAAATCGCAgtctctccaacagagaggggatgttgtaggaaacatctgtgaaagtctagagggggtatagtaccattttagaaacaatttcatatacgaTTCTAGAGTGTTCGCACAATGTACTGTCTTCTTGGTTAGTGT
Proteins encoded in this region:
- the LOC128652240 gene encoding claudin-8-like — its product is MAWFVVQIIGIICGGIGMVLTWIISFIPQWRVTILAENNGLLNSRIDGQWISRWDGLWVTCINQAGISLICNNYESPGSVTTDFKAGRVLIGFAIAMSVIAFLSSLVGVLFDRCHEESRPGKHCLLLTAGILYILTVVLILIPVSWIMSNILQGVYGESLCRGAMRIEIGEAIFIAWPTMLFLLIGGIILSWHCSCRHKKETCEYIPPRDQEMVCRDNYGSPRVEYI